The window TTATTATTACCAGACTATTTATTAAATGAACATCAGATCATTGACAATTTAATGAATGAAACAGATAAGGAAGATTGGGAAAACGTTGAGATCATTGGCTGGCTGTATCAGTATTACCATGCAGAAGTAAAAGAACAAGTTGGCGGATCAAAAAATAGTCAGGTTGCCAAGCAACATTTGCCAGTTGTTACACAAGTATTTACACCAAAATGGATTGTTCAGTATATGTTACAAAACTCATTAGGTCGTTATTATCATCAATTATATCCGACAAGTAAACTTTTTGATCAGTGGGAATTTTATCTTAATGAACCTCAACAAAATGGTTTTTCTCCTGAAGCAACGAGACTAGAAGACATTCGACTAATTGATCCAGCATGTGGATCAGGTCATATTTTAATTGAGGCCTTTGATTTATTTTATACAATGTATGAAGAGCAAGGTTACCTCGCAAAAGAAATTCCTGATTTAATTATCAAGAATAATCTATTTGGCTTAGAAGTAGACAAACGGTCTTATCAAGTCAGTCATGTTGCTCTATTACTTAAAATACTTGCACGACAACCTAGATTATTAAGACAAAACAATTCGTTTCAATTCCATATCACCGTGTTTAAGGATGTCACTCAACCAATTTCGATTGAAGCCTTGGAATGGCTTTTTAATTCAGAGGAAATTGATGAAATTCGAGAGTTGGAAGGAAAATTTGAAAACGCAACGCAATTTGGTTCATTGTTAAAAATGGGAACAATCTCAATAAACCCATTATATACGAAACTTGAAAAGTTAAAGGAACGACAAGAACTAGATTTGTATGAACAAGCATTAGCAGAAGAATTAGTAAGCAATTTAGCCCCAATTTTAAAAACAGCCCAACTATTAATACAGAGTTATACAATTGTTGTCACAAATCCACCGTACCATAATAAATACAATTCTGATTTAAAAAAATTTATGAAAATAAATTATCCTGAAACAAAAGCTGATTTATATTCAGCCTTTATTGAAGTTTGTTTTTTTATGACAGAAAATAGTGGATATACAGCTATGATGACACCTTATACATGGATGTTTATTTCTTCCCATGAAAAGTTGCGTCATTTTATTTTGGAAAATGGTGGAATAGCGAATTTAGTTCAGTTAGAATATGGAGCTTTTGAGGATGCAGCTGTGACAATTTGTACTTTTGTTTTACAGAAAAAGCAGAGAAATAAAAAAGGAACCTATATTCGTTTATTTGATTTTAAAGGAAGTGAAAATCAACCTTTGAAGGTGAGAGAAGCCATTATTAATCCATCTGTATCCTATCGTTATGAAAAAAACACGGATGTCTTTTATCGGATTCCCGGTGCACCAATCGCTTATTGGGTTAGCGAAAATTTATATCAGTTATTTTCAGAAAAGAATTATAAGTCATTGGGTGAACTGTACGAGGTTAAATCTGGAATTATGACAGGAGATGACAAAAAACACTTAAGAAGATGGTATGAAATTGATAAAACAAAGTTAAGTTTATTGAATAGTACAAGTAATTTTGAAGAAAATACATTCATGAAAAAATGGTTTCCAATTAATAAAGGTGGCGGTCAGCGGTTATATTTTGGAAATCATGATTATGTAATTGATTTATATAAAGAAGGCGAAAATATTCGTTACTCGAAAAAAAATTACCGATTAAGAGCAAAAAAATATTATTTTAATAAAGGAATTACATGGTCAAGAATCTCCTCTTCTTATTTTTCTTTTAGAATGCAAGATCAGCGAACGTTATTTGGAGATGCTTCTCCACTAATCGTTAATGGTGATCTATTGTTGCTGGGATTTTTGAATTCTAAAGTAACAGCATATTTATTAAAAGTATTAAATCCAACTGTTAATACCTTCGTCAGCGATATTGAAAAATTGCCAATCTTATTTAATAAATCCATAGAAATAGAAAAATTAGTTAAAGCAAATATCCAGCTAGCCAAAGAGGATTGGGATGATTTTGAAACATCATGGGAATTTAAGCAACATCCATTTTTATCCTATCAACAGAATGAGAAAAATTTAAGTCGTATTTTTGAAAATTGGCAACAAATAACAACTGCTAGGATTCAACAATTAACGACCAATCAAAAATTAATCAATCAGTATTTTATTCAAGAGTACCAGTTAACGAAAGAATTATCACCGAAAGTTATTGATGAGGAATTAACATTATATAGAAGCAATAAAGCGAATGATGTTCGCTCCTTTTTGTCTTATTTGATTGGAATAACATTCGGTCGTTATACTTTGGATGAGTTAGGCTTATTTTTTGCAGGTGGGAAATTTGATTCAAATGCATATCAAGAATTTCAGCCAGATCGCACTAATATTATCCCAATTACGAGTAGTGGATATTTTGAAGATGATATAGTGAAGCAAATTGAGAAATTAGTGAGTTATTTATTCGGAGAGTCCATGTTAGAGGTCAACCTACAATTTATTGGAGAAGGACTCGGTTTAAAAAAGGATGAAGAAGCTAGAGAGCGAATTAGAAGTTATTTTATGAAAGAATTTTATAAAGATCATCTTAAAATCTATCAAAAAAGACCGATTTATTGGCTATTTAATAGTGGTAAGAAAGAAGCTTTTAAGGGATTAATCTATGTACATCGTTACGATAAACAACTCACAGCGAGATTGAGAACCGATTATTTATTGCAATTGATTACTACTTTAGGACGTTTGGAAGAATATACGAATCAAATTATTGAAATTAATGAAACTCCTCGAGCCGTGGTGAAAGCTAGGAAAGACCGAGAGAAATATAATCACCAACTGGTTGAACTAAGAAATTACCATCTTTTTGTAGAGTATTTTGCTAATCAAGAAATGGAGATAGACTTAGATGAGGGGATTATTATGAATCATCAAAAATTTGGATTGCCTCAATTTTTATTAACAAATCGAAAAGATAAAAAAATGAATCACTTATTTGAAAAAATAGACTAAAGGAGAAGAAAATGGTTTATGAAGTCGAAGAAAAAGTAAAAAAATTATTTCAACAAGAGCAAGATATGCGAAAAATTGTTTTTTGGTATGATGGAGAACAAAGGTTTAGTCAGGAAATTGCTAATTATCAATTAGAATCAATTCAATTGATTCACGTCAATCAACAAGGTTATTTTTTGACTAAATATATAATAGAAAAACAGAATCCCAAAATGAATTATTTACTTTATTTCAGTAGTAATCGACCTGAGAATAAAGAAAATCCATTATTGGATATGCTTCTCTATAGTGAAGAGTTCCAAGTTGATGGACTTGCTCAATTAGTTGAAAAACTAGCAATTAAATCTGAAGCAGCTAGGATAAGTATTGAACAGCATCGTTCCTTTTTTTTAACGCCTTCTTACTTAAATAAATTTGAATTATTTAATCATGAAAAACAAATAGAAAGTGAATCTGAACTATTGCTGGCACTATTATGTAGTTTAACGAATACCAAAGAAATGACCTTACTTGCAGTATTGATTCAGTTATTTTATGGACAAGTGACCCAGCAACTTCGATTGTGGAAAGAGGTAGAAAAGTATGACATGGATTCTTTTTTTTGGTCGCAAATGCAGTATTATTTTGGGTATATAGGGCCACAAGATATGGATATATTGATGCAGAGTATCTTTAAAACAAAAACAGCTCAAGAATTTGATGGTAAGATACCAAAAAGTTGGGAACAAGATTTGTTAAATAAGCCGCATAATAGTGTGATTTTCATCAATCATTGGATGAATCAAAAAGACGAAATCGATTCTTATCAAATTGTCAGCGAAAAAATGGCAGAATCTTTAAAAATTACGCAATTTATTAAAAAAAAGTCTGTTGAATTCTTAGCCAAAGGAGATACCTTTAAATTTTATGATAAACAAATCATTATTCTCTTGGCACTTCAT is drawn from Carnobacterium gallinarum DSM 4847 and contains these coding sequences:
- the pglX gene encoding BREX-1 system adenine-specific DNA-methyltransferase PglX, with amino-acid sequence MNKAALKKFATQTRTQLMTGVRIRASAFGCTSEGLKEVTKVADQMVINGVPMDKEERKLYQKLVVKMQKYQKSSTYESAYERLIEEVAYTWFNRIIALRYMEFHDYLPIRMLLLSSRNPLKKEPDALTHAMELVDVLHLDSNLVWQLKSEQKTDKLFKYLLIQQSKQLGDILPSAFSTVDDVEELLLPDYLLNEHQIIDNLMNETDKEDWENVEIIGWLYQYYHAEVKEQVGGSKNSQVAKQHLPVVTQVFTPKWIVQYMLQNSLGRYYHQLYPTSKLFDQWEFYLNEPQQNGFSPEATRLEDIRLIDPACGSGHILIEAFDLFYTMYEEQGYLAKEIPDLIIKNNLFGLEVDKRSYQVSHVALLLKILARQPRLLRQNNSFQFHITVFKDVTQPISIEALEWLFNSEEIDEIRELEGKFENATQFGSLLKMGTISINPLYTKLEKLKERQELDLYEQALAEELVSNLAPILKTAQLLIQSYTIVVTNPPYHNKYNSDLKKFMKINYPETKADLYSAFIEVCFFMTENSGYTAMMTPYTWMFISSHEKLRHFILENGGIANLVQLEYGAFEDAAVTICTFVLQKKQRNKKGTYIRLFDFKGSENQPLKVREAIINPSVSYRYEKNTDVFYRIPGAPIAYWVSENLYQLFSEKNYKSLGELYEVKSGIMTGDDKKHLRRWYEIDKTKLSLLNSTSNFEENTFMKKWFPINKGGGQRLYFGNHDYVIDLYKEGENIRYSKKNYRLRAKKYYFNKGITWSRISSSYFSFRMQDQRTLFGDASPLIVNGDLLLLGFLNSKVTAYLLKVLNPTVNTFVSDIEKLPILFNKSIEIEKLVKANIQLAKEDWDDFETSWEFKQHPFLSYQQNEKNLSRIFENWQQITTARIQQLTTNQKLINQYFIQEYQLTKELSPKVIDEELTLYRSNKANDVRSFLSYLIGITFGRYTLDELGLFFAGGKFDSNAYQEFQPDRTNIIPITSSGYFEDDIVKQIEKLVSYLFGESMLEVNLQFIGEGLGLKKDEEARERIRSYFMKEFYKDHLKIYQKRPIYWLFNSGKKEAFKGLIYVHRYDKQLTARLRTDYLLQLITTLGRLEEYTNQIIEINETPRAVVKARKDREKYNHQLVELRNYHLFVEYFANQEMEIDLDEGIIMNHQKFGLPQFLLTNRKDKKMNHLFEKID